One genomic window of Solanum dulcamara chromosome 10, daSolDulc1.2, whole genome shotgun sequence includes the following:
- the LOC129871654 gene encoding peptidyl-prolyl cis-trans isomerase FKBP20-1, whose translation MGDAIDLTGDGGVMKKIVQRSKPDAIAPSESLPLVDVHYEGTLADTGEVFDTTREDNTIFSFEIGTGSVIKAWDVALRTMKVGEVAVITCKPEYAYGSAGSPPDIPPEATLVFEVELVACRPRKGSSVSSVSDERARLEELKKQREMAAAAKEEEKKKREEAKAAAAARIQAKLVAKKGKGKGKAK comes from the exons ATGGGTGATGCAATTGATTTAACTGGAGATGGAGGTGTTATGAAGAAAATTGTGCAACGATCCAAACCTGATGCTATTGCTCCCTCAGAGAGTCTTCCTCTTGTTGATG TTCATTATGAAGGCACTCTTGCTGATACTGGTGAAGTATTCGATACTACCCGTGAAGATAATACAATTTTCTCCTTTGAGATAGGCACTGGTTCTGTTATTAAGGCTTGGGATGTTGCATTGAGGACCATGAAG GTTGGGGAAGTAGCTGTAATTACCTGCAAGCCAGAGTATGCCTATGGAAGTGCTGGGTCCCCACCGGATATTCCCCCCGA GGCAACCCTTGTTTTCGAGGTGGAGCTGGTGGCTTGTAGACCACGTAAAGGTTCTAGTGTCAGCAGCGTTTCAGATGAAAGGGCTAGGCTGGA GGAGCTGAAGAAGCAAAGAGAAATGGCAGCTGCAGCTAAggaggaagagaagaagaagagagaagaagctAAGGCCGCAGCAGCTGCTCGTATCCAAGCCAAACTTGTGGCAAAGAAAGGAAAAGGGAAGGGCAAAGCGAAGTAA